The genomic DNA TTATTATAATGATCTTCAGTATTTTTTTTTAATCCTGATTTTTGTTTACAGAAATGTCATATTCTTATTATTTTTTAATCTTCTATTTATCTTGACAAGATCTTTTAGATcttttattgaatataaattatatatattctCCGTGAATCATATATCCATGACCGTTAAAATGTAGTATTAATGaataaattcaatttttaaaaataattgttaaatgacaatttttaaagaaaattaaaataaagtATTTGCAAGTTAgattttggtgaaaaatgataATTAGTTATGATGATTATTCGATTTTTGTGTTTCAATTTAAACAGGTAATTTTCAAGTAGTTGTCTTAAATGCAGTTTGGAGTATCTTACGGTTAAATTTTGGTAACCTCTGTTTTGTTGTGATTACTTTCCTTTAAATCACAATTTCATGATTCATTTTGATTTTTTGTTGGGATTTTGGGACTTTCATGTTCATTTTGCCTTGTATTTAATTAGCTATATATCGTGATAATCCGTAAATATTGATGGTAGCGGTGGTAACAATGGAGGACCTACGGTAACAAGTGGCAAAAAATTAGCAATACAGTTGATATGGTACTTTAATTATGTAGTTGGTGATTTCCAGGTGTTTATCCGAAATGGGGGTTGGAGATGTTGATACAGTAATTTAATTATGTAGTTGATGATTTTTAGGGGGTTATCAGAAATGGTGGTTGGAGGTTGTGACAATTATCACTTGATTGTAATTATTTCTCCTTAAATTACTAAtacattatttaaaaatttatcgGGTTTATTTATGATAAAAAATGGTGAAAATGACGATATAGTTGTTATGACAGTTAATTCTAGTGGCGTTGGTAATTATTACTCCCTCTGTTTCATTTTATTTGTCTCTTAACTTTTCTGCACAAATCTCAAGTTGCATTGACCGCATagtaaaaattattatttttaataaaattcttttgtaaataaaagtttaaattaaatatttttattcaggaaaagaaatttttaaaaattattgttttaACTATGCGGTCAAAGCACCTAGAAATGAGTGCAGAAAAGTCAAGCAACTATTAAAATGAAACAGAGGGAGTAGGTTTTAACGTGTTGTTGGTGATTTTTAGGTGATTGCCAAAAGTGGTGCCTGAAAGTTTTGATAGTTCAATTTCAGTAACTTTCATTtgatttgaattttttttgtaatttttatgttgatttcggcttatatttagttaattatatatatataatgatggCATGTAGATAtctattatatttaaattatgtTGTAAATAACGTGTTGTAAACCTCGAATTACTAGATAAATGCACATGAGAGAGTAGATATTGAAGAGAGAGAATTGTTGTTCAATATGTTTTCAGTGTGTCTGATTTCAATAACTGAAGGTCCTATTTATACTTAAagaaagataagataggattacacgtattacgaaaagataagataagATTACACATACTACGAAAAGATAATATAGGATTGCACGTgctacgaaaagataagatagaATTTTAATCAAAATTCTTCTTTACTAAGTTTCTGCTCTGAGAAGTTGTGCGAGTCTTCCTTAATAAGTATCGCGAGTCTTCCTTAGTAAGATATGACaatcattattataatatttgATAATCCACATAAATGCCGAATATGTTGGATTATGGATCGTATCCAGACACATTCCCTACATGCTTTATGGATTGCTAGTAATTCTGCGTGATTTGATGAAGTTGCAGCCATGGTCTGTTTTGTAGATTTCCAAGCAATACCAGTACCGCAATATGTGAATAAGTAACTTGTCTGTGATCGTCCAACATGAGGATCTGATAAGTATCCAGCATCTGCATATCCAACCAGCTGTGATTTCGAATTATTTGAAAAGAATAATCCAAGATCAATTGTCCTGCGAAGATATCTCAATATATGCTTGATACCATCCCAATGTCTTTTAGTTGAATTCGAACTGAATCTTGCTAATAGATTCACAGCAAAAGCAATATCAGGTCGTGTGTTGTTTGCGAGGTACATAAGAGCGCCAATTGCACTGAGATATGGAACTTCTGGTCCAAGTGGATCTTCATCTTCTTTTCTGAGACGAAATGGATCATTTTCAACTTCAAGTGACCGAACCACCATTGGTGGAGTTGGAGGATG from Apium graveolens cultivar Ventura chromosome 5, ASM990537v1, whole genome shotgun sequence includes the following:
- the LOC141661300 gene encoding secreted RxLR effector protein 161-like; this encodes MEKSHPPTPPMVVRSLEVENDPFRLRKEDEDPLGPEVPYLSAIGALMYLANNTRPDIAFAVNLLARFSSNSTKRHWDGIKHILRYLRRTIDLGLFFSNNSKSQLVGYADAGYLSDPHVGRSQTSYLFTYCGTGIAWKSTKQTMAATSSNHAELLAIHKACRECVWIRSIIQHIRHLCGLSNIIIMIVISY